From Salinirubrum litoreum, one genomic window encodes:
- a CDS encoding adenylate kinase, whose translation MAVILVAGVPGVGVSSICQAARQSLDDYELVNFGDVMLEQAATHGLASARSELASLTRRETERLQHRAGEYVADRAEETNLLVTTHFAVETDAGIVPGLPASILREIDPDLFVLVESPAETIHERRAEATREHDGISVHRIDFLQQLNRTAAFDYAVAANATVELVENDESVESAADALVSVVTARE comes from the coding sequence ATGGCGGTGATACTCGTCGCGGGCGTCCCCGGCGTCGGCGTCTCGTCGATCTGTCAGGCGGCCCGGCAGTCGCTCGACGACTACGAACTCGTGAACTTCGGCGACGTGATGCTCGAACAGGCCGCGACCCACGGACTGGCGAGCGCGCGGTCCGAGTTGGCGTCGCTGACCCGGCGGGAGACGGAACGACTCCAACACCGCGCCGGCGAGTACGTCGCCGACCGCGCCGAGGAGACGAACCTGCTCGTGACCACCCACTTCGCGGTCGAGACAGACGCGGGCATCGTCCCCGGTCTCCCGGCGTCGATCCTCAGAGAGATCGATCCCGACCTGTTCGTGTTGGTCGAGAGCCCGGCGGAGACGATCCACGAGCGCCGGGCGGAGGCGACACGGGAGCACGACGGCATCTCGGTCCACCGGATCGACTTCCTGCAACAGTTGAACCGCACGGCGGCGTTCGACTACGCGGTCGCGGCGAACGCGACCGTCGAGCTGGTGGAGAACGACGAGAGCGTCGAGTCGGCGGCCGACGCACTGGTCTCGGTCGTCACTGCACGCGAGTAG
- a CDS encoding DUF5789 family protein, with amino-acid sequence MRLPETRDLFERKLQFPVTRERVVDRVGERQLEAPNGSDTTVGSVLNRCTEGEFESADALYDSLVMHVEDGFVGRKNYDDRGGQRRADEDELSF; translated from the coding sequence GTGCGACTTCCCGAAACCCGCGACCTGTTCGAACGGAAGTTGCAGTTTCCGGTCACCCGTGAGCGTGTCGTCGACCGGGTCGGGGAACGGCAGTTAGAGGCACCGAACGGGAGCGACACCACGGTCGGGTCGGTCCTGAACCGCTGTACGGAAGGCGAGTTCGAGTCGGCAGATGCCCTGTACGACTCTCTCGTGATGCACGTCGAGGACGGCTTCGTCGGACGGAAGAACTACGACGACCGGGGCGGACAACGGCGAGCAGACGAAGACGAGCTGTCATTCTGA